The window cctttttttcttcttttttattttttcctttttatttttctctttggccggttCTTGCGAGGCCAACTGGCCCTTTGGCCTTGCCGGGCCACCAACGAGACCCGGCCTCGCCCAGGTggcgtgaggtcggcctcgccctagcTTAGCAAGGCCCAACCTCACGCCGGCTGGGGAGGCCGAGCCCACCGTGGCTGCACGAGGCTCGACCTCCCCAGCCGATGCAAGGCCaaccttgcccagatctggcacagctcggcctcgcccagccactagtgaggctcggcctcgtcaaGCCACCACCAAGCGACGCCATTCTGGAGGTGGCccagcgaggccaagccttgcgcGGCCACAGTGACGCTCCAGCAAGGTCGTCGACCCTCATCTGGCCAGTCACTGGCGTCGATCATGGCCAAGGCCGATGAccgacaaaaagaagaagaagaagaagaaaaaaatggaaagaaaaaaaaaatgtttctcagaaatgttcccaaaaacaagaaacaagttttttttactacttgtttctattccaaatcattcttaaacaaaagtataaacaaacgcatttctattcattttttgttctcctaactaagaaaaaaagaaattgtgttcCGGGAGAAgaaacaattttaaacaaacaaacccttagtttttcctttcaatcACAATGATGCTTAGTTGGACGATAATACTGATGTGGCATTAGCGTGGATTTAAGTCAACAATTTTGTTAGTTTATAGAAGTACCAATCtgaacaaataaatatataatttcaaatGGCATTAATAAATCAACTGGCAAAAGTCCAAGGCACTTGTGTCGTCATCCCTAATATTATTTAGGCGTGTATTTTGCTATTAAACTACGATCTCTTTTGGGCAAGACATCATCGAAAGCCCTTAACTTTACACCTTTCATAAAAGGGATATATCTTGATCTATAAAATATCCTCCAACTCATTATTTTCTTACCAAAGATATTCTCTAATGAATAAACCACTAAGATATTAACATGGTGATGAATACTCCAAATAAGCTAGCGTGGGCACCACGTTAAGTTGACAATGGCATCAACCAGATCCCGAATCTAACTTCTAGGACGAGAACAGATCCCGTTCAAAAACTGCACCGTATATTGTCAAGTTAAATTTGCTATTAAGTCGCATGTGATCAAACTAGTAGATCTCGACTTAGAGGCCTCAAGCCTAGTCCAAGTTATACGTGTATTTCTACACTTTAAAGTTCAAAGATTTTGATTCTGAGCTCCACCAAATACCGTCAAGAACATTGATTTCGCATTTGGGGACATGGAATGCTTCACCAAGGCAAGCTAGAGTGCTAGAAATGTCAACTCATTTTGTCGAGAACCCACTAAAATGGGTATTATGTTCTATTTATTCTTTAGACAACTAACAAGAACTTGAGGGACTTTCGAGATTGAATCTCCAATTTTCCTCTAATTGGGTCCACTTCCATAAGCATTAGTAGTTTAAATGACCCATCTAAGATATGCTAAAATCGCTTCATGAAGTGAATCATTTGCTTATGGAGCAAAGAAGTGGCCTCAGATTTAGGATGAAACACATGATAAACATGTTGCTCCCCCTTAGCCTCCACCAGCTCCACCTCCTTCACTCCTTGCCCCTTCAGGAACTCTGCATACTTCACCCCCTCTCCTTGAGAAAATCCAGCTCCGCCACGTGAACCACCACCGCGGGGAACCGCCGCCACTCCTCGCCGACATTCTCGCCATCTCGAAGTTGCACCCGGGATAGTCGCGGTCTGAGCCTTCCGGTATGCTCAGTCTCCAGAACAAGTCGTTTGTGCTGACGCTTTTGCCTCCTCCATCTGCTAATTCCATCTTGGTCCTTCTCTCGCTGCCAAAGTACGGATGTATCGACATCAACCCCACGATTGACACGGGGCAGGCGGCATCCTGCAGCGCCCTGATCGCCATGTGGTGAGCTATGTTTGCCCCGGCGCTGTCTCCGGACAAAAACAGGCGGGAGAGGTCGGCTCGCTCGAGCCAAGGGTCGGTGCCTTTAGAGCGGCTTAGCCACTCCAGGGAGGCGTAACAGTCTTCATAGGCAACAGGAAGGCGGTTCTCGGGCGCCAGTCGGTAGTCCACCGAGAGGACAATGCACTGGGACGCGAGACAGAAGTCCCCGAGAAAATGGTGGTAGCCTAGCCATGTTGTGGAGCCAATGCAGAAGCCGCCGCCGTGGAAATAGGCTAGGACGGGGAGGCGGGCTAAGGAAGTAGGAGGAGCATTGGGGATAAAAATTCTTGCAGTTATTGGTTTGGACGGGTCGATCGTCACATCCTTTGAGAAATACCCAAGGGAAGAATCAGTCGAGGCGGGCGATTTCGGGCACGAAGCGCTTGACAGATCCGTCAGACAGGACTTGAAGGAAACCGGGCACTTCTTCACGAATGGACATCTTGTTGGAAACCTTTGAACTGATCCACACGGCTTAGAAGATTTGGAGCATTCAGAAGAAAAATCAGAGTGGAAGAACTTGGACGGAGGCATAGGTTGATATATAGGGCGTCATAATGGAAAAAGGTTGGAGCCTGTCACATGGAACTTGCCCCTAGGATTAAACTCGATGTTTGGTAAGTCTCATGCCAGGTGTGAGTTGCTCCAGTTTCGTTCATGAAGAGCGTGAGCGATGGAGATCACGAAAAGAACATGGAATACCAGATGCAAAGAGTCAAATGGCTATTACATTATAGGCGCAATGCGAAGATGGTGACGCGACAAAAGGGGATGGAACTGTGGCATTGCTACAAAAGCTTCATATGAGAACCCGATGCAGTCTCGACAGCAACTAAATCCCTATAAAAATCGACTTTAGTTCATAAAACGCAAAACATTCTGCAACAATTTGATCTTTCAGACACTCGTGAGAAATTCGAAGCAAGGACATGAAAAATAGCAGGGTCTTGCTCCACAGAAGAGCAAGCaatcaagaaaatgaagcaaTGAAAAGTGTTGCCAAAGatgaaacaaaatattttgcTTAAATTCCACACTAGAAGCTCAATGTTTTATTCTGCTTGTTCAAGGATAATTTTAGGACAAGAAGCACCAACTGACtctggaaaagaagaaggataaCCAACATCGACATCAGTAGACCTTTCGAGCAGGAAGAGAAAAGATACTGCATAATAAGAAGCCAAGGATCCTTCCAAATCACTAATTAGCTTGTGTGATACCAAAATGGGTGATTCTTCTAATCTTCACCCTTTTGATTATTATGCAGAGGCGGTAGCGAGAACGTGCTCACTGTTGAGCTCCTGCTCTGAATCTCCTCAAATACACGCAAAGCTGATAAAGTGAGCTTCTTGTACACGCTCTCCATGATCTCGATCCCAACGAGTTCACTGGGAACTCTAACCAGGCTATCTTTCGGATCAGCCACAGTCTCGCCGTACTTTGCCTCGAAGTTTACCCTCTGGTGGTCATTCTTGAAGGGAAGTTGATTGAGTATTATGTCGCACTCCTTCACAAACTTTTTGAGCACATCTGTCCTGCAAAATGGCTGTTGCAGAACCTTCTGGATGAAAGGCAAGCAGATCAGCGCGCCGCTTCGCTTGTCGTACTTCTTTATTATCTTCACTAACCCTGCGGTTTGAAACATGATCTAAGGCAAGAAAAACAAGGGAAGCGGCAAAGCAGTCATCTTGAACCTTCAAGTAGGAAGTTTCTTTCAAGTGA of the Eucalyptus grandis isolate ANBG69807.140 chromosome 10, ASM1654582v1, whole genome shotgun sequence genome contains:
- the LOC104437038 gene encoding SPX domain-containing protein 2; this translates as MKFWKILKRLIDEAQPDWRDKFLSYKDLKKWLKLTYPKDSSVRQVKRLRLDSVEAEKAVEFVELLDGEINKINEFFMDQEEGHIVKWEALQDRVAEVEGMDNKLMEVHREIVDFHGEMILLQNYSAINCIGLVKIIKKYDKRSGALICLPFIQKVLQQPFCRTDVLKKFVKECDIILNQLPFKNDHQRVNFEAKYGETVADPKDSLVRVPSELVGIEIMESVYKKLTLSALRVFEEIQSRSSTVSTFSLPPLHNNQKGED